The following coding sequences lie in one Lolium perenne isolate Kyuss_39 chromosome 2, Kyuss_2.0, whole genome shotgun sequence genomic window:
- the LOC127329637 gene encoding uncharacterized protein, translating to MAAFRSTLSFCNLFDLGFAGPPWTFDNKQKDRKNVKAQIDRAVASVWWTELFAETKVTHICSTRSDHLPLLVEYEKHCQYTKPKEIRYETMWERDPTLSVTIEEAWEGSPPCSNLSDLVKKLNTTRNHMHSWSKETFGSVTKNINRLRNKIKSLWKKPRSAWREAAIRQATAELDEILHREEMMSRQRSRVTWLQEGDRNTNPISPEMNLALCREFTDEEIGDALFQIGPIKAPGPDGLPGRFFQRNWAIMKQEVIGAVKDFFRSGKMAEGVNDTVIVLIPKGPNPESLADYRPISLCNVVYKIISKCLVNRLRPILDSIISETQSAFVPGRLITDNAIIAFEGFHKIQHHNNQNSSHCAYKLDLSKAYDRVDWNFLEKAMMKMGFCTTWTNWIMACVRSVRFSVRINGSTLDTFTPSRGLRQGDPLSPYLFLLVGEALTCILKNEVTKGSITPLKVARRAPGISHLLFADDCLLFFKATKEEAQAVNNALNLFQRCTGQLLSVNKCSVLFSQVCPTEAQEEVKTALKVTSYTFEEKYLGLPTPDGRMKGEHFQPIMDRFTKRLTNWAEKFMSHGAKDILIKAVAQALPGFVMGVFKMSAGFCDQFERLIRDFWWGDEQGQRKVHWLAWENMIKPKGKGGIGFRDISLFNQALLARQAWRLIQRPNSLCARVLKAKYYPNGNILDTVFATDPSPVWRGVEFGLELLKKGIIKRIGNGKNTQFSRDNWLPRDSGLKIAGLKKNSRRRWVNQLILPNSNSWNTSLLRELFYDFDVDTILKIKLPGYEVEDCVAWHYENNGCFTVKSAYRLAMSLKQQNRGNESSSSQLNGDRPIWKTIWKASVPPKFAAMVLRMPIMRQSLVPRLKLFDTPCVRSGTSQLNENPKTWNAPPVGWIKLNTDGSLPTNSNVGGAGAVARDNMGRVIFAACAPLPDCTDIEEAEARAAMLGLSILSRQGPVRVILEMNNTTTVSAPRSESQDRSRLWIVYQEAKRMLLNMEECIVRHSKRETNKVADSLAKLAKSLGEKEMRDDLPISVRELVIHDSNYCNLG from the exons ATGGCTGCATTCAGAAGTACTCTCTCCTTCTGCAACCTGTTTGATCTTGGTTTTGCTGGTCCCCCTTGGACCTTTGATAATAAACAAAAGGATAGAAAGAATGTGAAAGCACAGATAGATAGAGCCGTGGCCTCAGTTTGGTGGACTGAGCTGTTCGCTGAAACAAAAGTTACGCACATCTGCTCCACCAGATCAGATCACCTTCCTTTGTTAGTCGAGTACGAGAAACATTGCCAGTATACTAAGCCGAAAGAGATCAGATATGAGACTATGTGGGAAAGAGACCCTACCCTTTCGGTGACAATTGAAGAAGCTTGGGAAGGAAGCCCGCCGTGCTCCAATCTCAGCGACCTGGTGAAGAAACTAAATACAACACGCAACCACATGCACAGCTGGAGCAAGGAGACCTTCGGAAGCGTCACCAAAAACATAAACAGACTGAGAAACAAGATCAAGTCGCTTTGGAAGAAACCGCGGTCTGCATGGCGTGAGGCTGCAATCCGGCAGGCAACAGCTGAACTTGATGAGATTCTCCACAGGGAGGAGATGATGTCGCGCCAAAGGTCGCGAGTAACATGGCTGCAGGAGGGAGACAGGAACACCAA CCCGATCTCACCAGAGATGAACCTGGCTCTTTGCAGAGAATTCACAGACGAAGAAATTGGCGACGCACTCTTTCAAATTGGGCCTATCAAGGCCCCTGGCCCTGATGGGTTGCCGGGACGGTTCTTCCAGCGGAATTGGGCCATCATGAAACAAGAGGTGATTGGGGCAGTGAAAGATTTTTTCAGGTCTGGGAAAATGGCCGAGGGTGTCAACGACACTGTCATCGTGCTGATTCCAAAAGGCCCTAACCCTGAAAGTTTGGCAGATTACAGACCCATAAGCCTCTGCAACGTAGTCTACAAAATTATCTCAAAATGCCTTGTTAACCGCCTCCGGCCAATCCTTGACAGCATCATCTCGGAAACTCAGAGCGCATTCGTGCCTGGCAGACTAATCACGGACAATGCTATCATAGCTTTTGAAGGTTTCCACAAAATCCAACACCACAATAACCAAAACAGTAGCCATTGTGCGTACAAGCTTGATCTTTCAAAGGCCTATGACCGCGTTGACTGGAATTTTCTGGAGAAGGCCATGATGAAGATGGGATTTTGCACTACATGGACAAATTGGATTATGGCATGTGTGCGTTCGGTCCGCTTCTCAGTGAGAATAAACGGTTCCACCCTGGACACTTTTACCCCATCGAGGGGCCTTAGACAAGGAGACCCGCTGAGCCCGTACCTGTTCCTTTTGGTGGGTGAAGCCTTAACATGTATCCTGAAAAATGAGGTTACCAAGGGGAGCATCACACCCCTGAAAGTGGCCAGAAGAGCTCCAGGTATTTCACACCTGCTCTTCGCGGACGATTGCCTCCTCTTCTTCAAAGCTACTAAGGAGGAGGCGCAAGCCGTCAACAATGCCCTTAACCTTTTTCAGCGATGCACTGGCCAACTCCTCAGCGTGAACAAGTGCTCGGTACTCTTCAGCCAAGTTTGCCCAACTGAGGCACAAGAAGAGGTAAAGACTGCACTCAAGGTGACTAGCTACACCTTCGAAGAAAAATACCTTGGTTTGCCAACACCAGATGGTCGGATGAAAGGAGAGCATTTCCAGCCAATTATGGATAGATTCACAAAGAGACTAACCAATTGGGCAGAGAAGTTTATGTCGCATGGTGCGAAAGATATACTAATTAAAGCTGTAGCTCAAGCCCTTCCTGGCTTTGTAATGGGAGTCTTTAAAATGTCAGCTGGTTTTTGCGATCAATTTGAGAGGTTGATTCGCGACTTCTGGTGGGGAGACGAGCAAGGACAAAGGAAGGTCCATTGGCTGGCGTGGGAGAACATGATCAAACCTAAAGGAAAAGGGGGGATTGGCTTCAGGGATATCAGTCTATTCAATCAAGCCCTTCTAGCTAGGCAAGCTTGGAGGCTGATCCAAAGACCAAATAGTCTATGTGCGAGAGTTCTTAAAGCCAAATATTACCCTAACGGGAATATACTTGACACAGTCTTTGCCACTGATCCATCGCCCGTCTGGAGGGGTGTTGAGTTTGGGCTGGAGCTTCTTAAAAAAGGTATCATCAAGAGAATTGGCAATGGCAAAAACACTCAATTCTCTAGAGATAACTGGCTTCCGAGAGACAGCGGTCTGAAGATCGCGGGACTCAAAAAGAACTCGAGACGACGCTGGGTAAACCAATTGATCTTGCCAAACTCCAACAGCTGGAACACTAGTCTTCTGCGGGAACTCTTCTATGATTTTGATGTTGACACCATTCTGAAAATCAAGTTACCAGGGTACGAAGTGGAGGACTGTGTAGCCTGGCACTATGAAAACAACGGGTGCTTTACAGTCAAGAGCGCATATCGCCTAGCTATGAGTTTAAAGCAGCAGAATCGAGGAAACGAAAGCTCTAGCAGCCAGTTAAACGGTGACCGCCCGATTTGGAAAACCATCTGGAAAGCTTCAGTCCCGCCTAAG TTTGCGGCAATGGTACTGAGGATGCCCATCATGCGACAGTCTCTTGTACCAAGGCTAAAGCTCTTCGACACGCCCTGCGTGAGGTCTGGGACCTCCCAG TTGAATGAAAATCCAAAGACATGGAACGCTCCTCCCGTGGGTTGGATTAAACTGAACACTGATGGTTCACTACCCACCAACAGCAATGTCGGCGGGGCTGGCGCAGTCGCTAGAGACAACATGGGCAGAGTTATTTTTGCTGCTTGCGCACCATTGCCAGATTGCACTGACATTGAAGAAGCAGAAGCAAGGGCTGCCATGCTGGGGCTGAGTATCTTATCTCGGCAGGGCCCTGTGAGAGTGATCCTGGAGATGAACAACACCACCACAGTCTCTGCTCCTCGTTCAGAGAGCCAAGACAGGTCTAGGCTATGGATTGTATACCAAGAAGCCAAAAGAATGCTGCTGAACATGGAAGAGTGCATCGTCAGACACTCAAAAAGGGAGACCAACAAAGTAGCGGACTCCCTCGCGAAGCTGGCCAAATCTTTAGGTGAAAAAGAGATGAGAGATGACCTTCCCATATCTGTTAGAGAACTTGTAATTCACGACTCAAACTACTGTAACCTTGGTTAA
- the LOC127336935 gene encoding uncharacterized protein, producing MARAAASSVGVASVVLLLLVGANVSLADANVEGDRDLSEGQAASIVASSWRRSIVETPLPANNSLVLAAGRTRRSDPVGKLTMYEGGWNISDTHYWASVAYTGAPLFLVAVVWFVGFGVAMLVISCCCCFCRNRSDRYSPTSYIASLVLLVILTCVTIAGCFVLNAGQESFHRSTIGTVDYVEGQGNLTVDNLRNFAGSLAAAKNIGVDNIFLPVDVQQKIDIVEEKLNSSANEFSARIVQNSDKFKTVMDKMQYYLMAVGVIMLGLALLGFVFSVLGLQFLVSLLVIAGWVVLTVTISMAGGFILLHNVVGDTCVAMDEWVTHPQDHTALDDILPCVNVATANESLHRSEEVTAQLVALVNNVIVNISNRDFPPGFKPLWFNQSGPLMPVLCNPFNPDMTARKCGPGEVTFSTAPDEWKRFQCQVAGDAGSEVCTTVGRVTPPAYNQMTAAASISMGLYEFGPFLMQLQDCTFVRETFTSISVNNCPGLERYSGLVYDGLMLMSVSVMLSVVFWMVHTRQRRRRARCGKQPAG from the exons ATGGCGCGGGCCGCCGCCTCGTCGGTCGGCGTCGCCTCCGTCGTTCTGCTCCTGCTCGTCGGCGCCAATGTCTCATTGGCAGACGCTAATGTGGAGGGGGACCGTGATCTGTCAG AGGGGCAAGCAGCAAGTATAGTGGCATCATCATGGAGGAGATCGATCGTCGAGACACCCTTGCCAGCAAACAACTCCCTCGTTCTAGCCGCGGGGAGGACTCGCCGGAGCGACCCCGTGGGCAAGCTCACCATGTACGAAGGCGGCTGGAACATTAGTGACACGCATTACTGGGCT TCGGTGGCGTACACCGGGGCTCCCCTCTTCCTTGTTGCCGTGGTGTGGTTCGTCGGCTTCGGGGTGGCGATGCTCGTCAtctcctgctgctgctgcttttgCCGGAACAGGAGCGACAGATACTCGCCCACTTCCTACATCGCatccctcgtcctcctcgtcattcTCACCTGCGTCACCAT CGCCGGGTGTTTCGTGCTGAATGCCGGGCAGGAGTCGTTCCACCGCAGCACGATCGGCACCGTGGACTACGTGGAAGGGCAGGGCAACCTGACTGTGGACAATCTTAGGAACTTCGCGGGGAGCCTGGCAGCCGCCAAGAACATCGGTGTGGACAATATCTTCCTCCCGGTTGACGTCCAGCAGAAGATCGACATCGTCGAGGAGAAGCTCAACTCATCGGCCAATGAGTTCTCCGCCCGCATCGTCCAAAACTCCGACAAGTTCAAGACCGTGATGGACAAGAT GCAGTACTACCTGATGGCTGTTGGGGTTATAATGCTCGGCCTTGCGCTTCTCGGATTCG TGTTCTCCGTGCTGGGGTTGCAGTTCCTTGTGTCCCT ACTGGTGATCGCCGGATGGGTTGTCCTCACCGTGACGATCTCGATGGCCGGCGGTTTCATCCTCCTGCACAA CGTGGTGGGCGACACCTGCGTGGCCATGGACGAGTGGGTGACGCACCCGCAGGACCACACGGCGCTGGACGACATCCTGCCCTGCGTAAACGTCGCCACCGCCAACGAGTCGTTGCACCGGAGCGAGGAGGTGACGGCGCAGCTGGTGGCGCTCGTCAACAACGTCATCGTCAACATCTCCAACCGGGACTTCCCTCCGGGGTTCAAGCCGCTCTGGTTCAACCAGTCCGGCCCGCTCATGCCGGTGCTCTGCAACCCGTTCAACCCGGACATGACCGCCCGCAAGTGCGGCCCCGGCGAGGTCACCTTCAGCACGGCGCCGGACGAGTGGAAGCGGTTCCAGTGCCAGGTCGCGGGCGACGCCGGGTCGGAGGTGTGCACGACGGTGGGGCGGGTGACGCCGCCGGCGTACAACCAGATGACGGCGGCGGCGAGCATCAGCATGGGGCTCTACGAGTTCGGGCCCTTCCTTATGCAGCTGCAGGACTGCACCTTCGTCAGGGAGACCTTCACCTCCATCAGCGTCAACAACTGCCCCGGCCTCGAGCGCTACAGCGGGCTCGTTTACGACGGCCTCATGCTCATGTCCGTCTCCGTCATGCTCTCCGTCGTCTTCTGGATGGTGCACACCCGCCAGCGCCGACGGCGCGCCCGCTGCGGCAAGCAGCCGGCGGGATGA